In the Candidatus Palauibacter polyketidifaciens genome, one interval contains:
- a CDS encoding bifunctional homocysteine S-methyltransferase/methylenetetrahydrofolate reductase — translation MSGRLREWIAGDGVHLIDGAMGTVLYESGVFVNQCYDELNLSEPDLVLGVHADYVRAGAELIETNTFGANPVKLEPFGLEPSVHEINVRAARLARQAAGGRAEVLGAIGPLGIRIEPWGPTSVDEAADLFGRQVAGLAEGGVDGFMLETFSDLDELLQAVRAVRRVAGDAPVFAQMTFGDAGHTEYGATIEAAAAALEGAGADVIGLNCSVGPSSMLLGVERMVAATSRPVSASPNAGLPRDIGDRKIYLASPEYMARYARRMVETGARFVGGCCGTSPEHTRLTATLLGTDGPGPARVSVSSPSDAGGREAAEPPPLADRSALGRRLARGEFVGAAELTPPHGWDPGELVAGAARLRDAGVHTVHIVDGPAHRSRVASLPAAIVVERELGMETVPHYSCRDRNMLGMLSDLLGAAAAGLRNVFLITGDPPRGGPYDTGGVYDIDSIGLTNIVRQLNLGLDPGGSSIGAPTSFVKGVAVNPGAVDPEEEIRRFAWKAEAGADFAVTQPIFDLENFLAFAREIEGFGVPLLVGLWPPLSLENAEFLAHEVPGVDVPLEVLERMAGAQAHGVEAAAREGVAVAREVLDAIRPHVAGALVSTPGNEVDRAAAVLAEL, via the coding sequence ATGAGCGGCCGGCTGAGGGAGTGGATCGCGGGAGACGGGGTCCACCTGATCGATGGTGCGATGGGCACGGTGCTCTACGAGAGCGGCGTCTTCGTGAACCAGTGTTACGACGAACTGAACCTCTCGGAGCCCGACCTCGTACTTGGCGTCCACGCCGACTACGTGCGGGCCGGGGCGGAACTCATCGAGACGAACACCTTCGGGGCGAACCCCGTCAAACTCGAACCGTTCGGCCTCGAGCCGTCCGTGCACGAGATCAACGTGAGGGCCGCGCGCCTGGCCCGGCAGGCGGCCGGAGGGCGCGCCGAAGTGCTCGGGGCGATCGGCCCGCTCGGCATCCGCATCGAACCCTGGGGCCCCACGTCAGTGGATGAGGCGGCCGACCTCTTCGGACGACAGGTCGCCGGGCTCGCGGAAGGCGGCGTCGACGGCTTCATGCTCGAGACGTTCTCCGATCTCGACGAACTGCTGCAGGCCGTGCGGGCGGTGCGGAGGGTCGCGGGGGATGCGCCGGTCTTCGCGCAGATGACCTTCGGGGACGCGGGCCACACGGAGTACGGTGCCACGATCGAAGCCGCGGCGGCGGCGCTGGAGGGGGCGGGGGCGGACGTCATCGGCCTCAACTGTTCGGTCGGGCCCTCCTCGATGTTGTTGGGCGTCGAGCGGATGGTGGCGGCGACATCGCGGCCGGTGTCCGCGTCGCCCAACGCGGGGCTGCCGCGCGACATCGGGGACCGGAAGATCTACCTCGCGAGTCCGGAATACATGGCCCGCTACGCACGGCGCATGGTGGAGACGGGGGCCCGCTTCGTGGGAGGGTGCTGCGGCACGTCGCCCGAACACACGCGACTGACGGCGACGCTGCTCGGCACCGACGGCCCCGGGCCGGCTCGCGTATCCGTCTCCTCCCCGAGCGACGCGGGGGGCCGCGAAGCGGCGGAGCCACCTCCGCTCGCGGACCGCTCGGCACTCGGACGTCGCCTGGCGCGCGGCGAGTTCGTCGGGGCGGCGGAGTTGACGCCGCCGCACGGGTGGGACCCGGGCGAACTGGTGGCGGGAGCCGCCCGGCTCCGCGACGCCGGCGTGCACACCGTCCACATCGTCGACGGCCCCGCCCACCGGAGCCGCGTCGCCTCGCTTCCCGCCGCGATCGTCGTCGAGCGCGAACTCGGCATGGAGACGGTCCCGCACTACAGTTGCCGCGACCGCAACATGCTCGGCATGCTGAGCGACCTCCTGGGCGCCGCCGCGGCCGGTCTCCGCAACGTCTTCCTCATCACCGGCGATCCCCCGCGCGGCGGACCCTACGACACCGGCGGCGTGTACGACATCGACAGCATCGGACTCACGAACATCGTCCGGCAGCTAAACCTCGGCCTCGATCCGGGCGGGAGTTCGATCGGGGCCCCGACCTCGTTCGTGAAGGGCGTTGCCGTGAACCCCGGCGCCGTCGACCCGGAGGAAGAGATCCGGCGCTTTGCCTGGAAGGCCGAGGCGGGCGCGGACTTCGCCGTCACGCAACCCATCTTCGACCTGGAGAACTTCCTCGCCTTCGCGCGCGAGATCGAGGGCTTCGGCGTCCCGCTCCTCGTGGGCCTGTGGCCCCCTCTGTCGCTGGAGAACGCCGAGTTTCTGGCGCACGAGGTGCCCGGCGTGGATGTACCGCTGGAGGTGCTGGAGCGTATGGCGGGGGCACAGGCGCACGGCGTCGAAGCGGCCGCGCGCGAGGGTGTCGCCGTGGCCCGCGAGGTGCTGGATGCGATCCGGCCTCACGTGGCGGGCGCGCTCGTCAG